One genomic region from Populus nigra chromosome 8, ddPopNigr1.1, whole genome shotgun sequence encodes:
- the LOC133701905 gene encoding MMS19 nucleotide excision repair protein homolog isoform X1 gives MAEPSQLTQHIESFVDSSCSSTQQAASLDAIVSFVKNDVVTISSLVREMEMYLTTTDSIIRARGILLLGEALKCLSSKPLDAATIHSLMSFFKERLADWRALRGALVGCLALVKRKSGGMVTSSDAKGVAESFLQNLQVQSLGQHDRKLCFELMECLLEYYPHAVASLGDDLIYGICEAIDGEKDPQCLMLAFHIMEVLVQVFPDPCGPIESFASDLFGILSSYFPIHFTHPKAEEDVEVKRDDLSRALMLAFSSSPLFEPSVIPLLLEKLSSSLSSAKVDSLKYLSYCTSKYGAERIAKHAGAIWSSLKDAIFISGQSFVLSFTPESLGGLGCQENEIAAEALALLEKVVNQNNDLFSSMIVGDEEINMVLNSITGCQSYNEIPLQSTQKLYSVGRILYVSVKASVASCSRIFQYFFSCLMESMGLPVVNGSGTCSFNDDCIISKRPNHGSLYLCVELLGACRDLVISSDDLASQCVSANETWCCLLQRFSTSLSKIFSSILATSTDKPAHDADVYLGVKGLQILATFPGGYLLVSKSTCESILMTFVSIITVDFNKTLLWKLSVKALVQIGLFIHGSNESEKSMSYMDIVVQKIVSMISSDNHDIPFQLQLEAISDIGTSGLQYMLKIVTGLQEVIRANLAEVYVQGNVKSAKVIIHLLECYSNELLPWIQKYEVFEEVLLQFVVSIWNQIENCMAFPDGIFEKELLDATMKVMKLAVASCSVESQNIIIDKAYTVLSSSTFLSTKDSLSSLQAQLEELEDTQETDKFSSRDEWIHSLFTSVIIALHPQTRIPNIRTVLHFLMIVFLKGCVTAAQALGSLVNKLDLKTSGTEYSGGCTFEEAMDIIFGKNLSSSDHVPAGRSGITGYWSETGLTNLCLGAANSGLLKIHSIVGLAWIGKGLLMRGHEKVKDITIVFLECLQSNGRMGALPLEENNCNWDMRLSAMKCAADAFQVLMSDSELCLNRKFHAIIRPLYKQRFFSTIMPILQSLIIQSDSLLSRSMLYRAFANVVIGTPLIVILNDAKKLIPMVLDSLKLLSKDVLDKDIMYSLLLVLSGILTDKNGQEAVIENAHIIINYLIGFVTYPHTMLVRETTIQCLVAMSELPHTRIYPMRIQVLQAVSKALDDPKRAVRQEAVRCRQAWSVI, from the exons ATGGCAGAACCGAGTCAGCTGACTCAGCATATTGAATCTTTTGTTGACTCATCATGCTCCTCTACTCAGCAG GCTGCAAGTTTGGATGCAATAGTTTCCTTCGTGAAGAATGATGTAGTAACTATATCATCACTG gttagggagatGGAGATGTATCTGACTACAACAGATAGCATAATCCGTGCACGAG GCATCCTTCTGCTTGGAGAAGCACTTAAATGTCTTTCATCAAAGCCGCTGGATGCTGCTACTATTCATAGCTTGATGTCTTTCTTCAAAGAGCGACTG GCAGATTGGAGAGCTTTGCGTGGTGCACTTGTTGGTTGTTTGGCATTGGTGAAAAGGAAAAGTGGTGGTATGGTCACTAGCAGTGATGCTAAAGGAGTTGCAGAGTCTTTTTTGCAAAACTTGCAGGTTCAGTCTTTAGGACAACATGACAGGAAG CTTTGCTTTGAACTTATGGAATGTCTGCTAGAATACTATCCCCACGCTGTTGCTTCTCTG GGTGATGATCTTATTTATGGAATTTGTGAAGCTATTGATGGAGAAAAGGATCCTCAATGCCTAATGCTAGCATTTCACATCATGGAGGTTCTAGTGCAAGTGTTTCCTGATCCTTGTGGTCCCATAGAAAGTTTTGCTAGCGATCTATTTGGCATTTTGAGCAGTTACTTTCCCATTCATTTTACACAT CCAAAAGCTGAAGAGGATGTTGAGGTGAAAAGGGATGATCTTTCAAGGGCATTAATG CTTGCATTCTCATCCTCGCCTCTTTTCGAGCCATCTGTCATTCCATTGCTTCTTGAGAAACTTTCTTCCTCCCTATCATCCGCGAAG GTTGATTCTTTAAAGTACCTTAGCTATTGCACATCAAAGTATGGAGCAGAAAGAATCGCAAAACATGCTGGAGCTATTTGGTCTTCACTGAAAGATGCAATATTTATTTCAGGACAATCATTTGTGTTATCCTTTACCCCAGAATCCCTAGGTGGTCTAGGCTGTCAGGAGAATGAAATAGCAGCTGAAGCACTGGCTCTACTGGAAAAGGTTGTTAACCAAAATAATGATTTGTTCTCAAGTATGATTGTTGGTGATGAAGAAATAAATATGGTTTTGAATTCCATCACTGGCTGCCAGAGTTACAATGAAATTCCCTTGCAAAGCACACAGAAACTGTATTCAGTCGGTCGTATCCTTTATGTTTCTGTGAAGGCATCTGTTGCTTCCTGCAGtagaatttttcaatatttcttcTCCTGCTTGATGGAGAGCATGGGGCTTCCAGTTGTGAATGGATCTGGGACTTGCTCTTTTAATGATGACTGCATAATCTCCAAAAGACCTAATCACGGATCTCTTTATCTCTGTGTTGAACTTCTTGGAGCATGCAGAGATTTGGTCATCAGTTCCGATGATCTTGCATCACAATGTGTTTCCGCAAATGAGACATGGTGCTGCTTGCTTCAGAGATTTTCTACCTCTTTAAGCAAGATTTTCAGTTCAATCCTGGCAACAAGTACAGACAAGCCTGCTCATGACGCGGATGTGTATCTTGGAG TGAAGGGTTTGCAAATTCTAGCTACATTCCCTGGAGGCTATTTACTAGTATCAAAATCTACTTGTGAAAGTATTTTGATGACCTTTGTATCTATTATCACTGTTGATTTCAATAAGACATTGTTGTGGAAACTGTCGGTGAAGGCACTGGTTCAGATTGGCTTGTTTATTCATGGTAGTAATGAGTCTGAGAAGTCAATGAGCTATATGGATATTGTTGTTCAGAAGATTGTTTCAATGATATCATCTGATAATCATGATATACCATTTCAACTCCAACTGGAAGCCATCTCTGACATTGGCACAAGTGGGCTTCAATATATGCTGAAAATTGTTACTGGATTGCAAGAAGTTATACGTGCCAATCTAGCTGAGGTTTAT GTTCAAGGAAATGTGAAATCAGCAAAGGTCATAATTCATCTTTTGGAATGTTATTCAAATGAGTTGCTTCCATG GATTCAGAAATATGAAGTTTTCGAGGAAGTCTTGCTCCAATTTGTTGTCAGCATATGGAACCAAATAGAAAATTGCATGGCCTTTCCTGATGGGATCTTTGAAAAA GAGCTTCTTGATGCTACAATGAAAGTGATGAAGCTTGCTGTTGCTTCTTGTTCAGTGGAAAGCCAGAACATAATAATTGATAAAGCTTATACTGTACTCTCATCCAGCACTTTCTTATCAACGAAGGATTCCTTGTCCTCTCTTCAAGCTCAACTAGAAGAGTTAGAAGATACTCAAGAAACGGACAAATTTTCCAGTAGAGATGAGTGGATTCATTCTTTATTTACATCAGTAATTATAGCACTTCATCCTCAAACACGCATTCCGAATATAAGAACAGTACTGCATTTTCTCATGATTGTGTTCCTTAAGGGCTGTGTTACGGCTGCTCAGGCATTAGGTTCTCTAGTTAACAAATTGGATCTAAAGACTAGTGGAACAGAGTATTCAGGTGGTTGTACCTTTGAAGAAGCAATGGATATAATCTTTGGTAAAAATTTAAGTTCTTCTGACCATGTTCCTGCTGGGAGATCTGGTATCACAGGCTATTGGAGTGAGACAGGTCTCACTAACTTATGCCTTGGTGCTGCAAACAGTGGTTTGCTTAAAATTCATTCCATTGTTGGGTTGGCATGGATCGGGAAAGGTTTGCTTATGCGTGGACACGAAAAGGTTAAAGACATaactatagtttttttagaGTGCCTGCAATCAAATGGCAGAATGGGTGCCTTGCcattggaagaaaataattgCAACTGGGATATGCGCCTGTCTGCAATGAAATGTGCAGCAGACGCATTTCAGGTTCTTATGAGTGATTCTGAGCTTTGCTTAAACCGCAAATTTCATGCAATAATACGACCACTTTATAAGCAACGATTTTTCTCCACCATAATGCCCATCCTGCAGTCTTTGATAATTCAGTCTGACTCATTACTCTCAAG ATCTATGCTGTATCGGGCTTTTGCAAATGTTGTAATTGGCACCCCATTGATTGTTATCTTGAATGATGCAAAAAAG TTAATTCCAATGGTGCTGGATAGCTTAAAGTTGTTGAGCAAGGATGTTTTGGATAAAGATATAATGTACAGCCTTCTGCTAGTCCTGTCAGGCATTTTGACAGATAAAAATG GACAAGAAGCTGTAATAGAGAATGCTCATATTATCATCAATTACCTCATTGGGTTTGTCACCTACCCTCATACGATG CTTGTCCGAGAGACAACAATTCAATGTCTTGTTGCCATGTCAGAGTTGCCTCACACAAGGATTTACCCCATGCGAATCCAG GTGTTGCAAGCTGTATCAAAAGCTCTTGATGATCCAAAGAGGGCTGTTCGTCAAGAAGCTGTTAGATGTCGGCAAGCGTGGTCAGTGATTTAG
- the LOC133701905 gene encoding MMS19 nucleotide excision repair protein homolog isoform X2, with amino-acid sequence MVTSSDAKGVAESFLQNLQVQSLGQHDRKLCFELMECLLEYYPHAVASLGDDLIYGICEAIDGEKDPQCLMLAFHIMEVLVQVFPDPCGPIESFASDLFGILSSYFPIHFTHPKAEEDVEVKRDDLSRALMLAFSSSPLFEPSVIPLLLEKLSSSLSSAKVDSLKYLSYCTSKYGAERIAKHAGAIWSSLKDAIFISGQSFVLSFTPESLGGLGCQENEIAAEALALLEKVVNQNNDLFSSMIVGDEEINMVLNSITGCQSYNEIPLQSTQKLYSVGRILYVSVKASVASCSRIFQYFFSCLMESMGLPVVNGSGTCSFNDDCIISKRPNHGSLYLCVELLGACRDLVISSDDLASQCVSANETWCCLLQRFSTSLSKIFSSILATSTDKPAHDADVYLGVKGLQILATFPGGYLLVSKSTCESILMTFVSIITVDFNKTLLWKLSVKALVQIGLFIHGSNESEKSMSYMDIVVQKIVSMISSDNHDIPFQLQLEAISDIGTSGLQYMLKIVTGLQEVIRANLAEVYVQGNVKSAKVIIHLLECYSNELLPWIQKYEVFEEVLLQFVVSIWNQIENCMAFPDGIFEKELLDATMKVMKLAVASCSVESQNIIIDKAYTVLSSSTFLSTKDSLSSLQAQLEELEDTQETDKFSSRDEWIHSLFTSVIIALHPQTRIPNIRTVLHFLMIVFLKGCVTAAQALGSLVNKLDLKTSGTEYSGGCTFEEAMDIIFGKNLSSSDHVPAGRSGITGYWSETGLTNLCLGAANSGLLKIHSIVGLAWIGKGLLMRGHEKVKDITIVFLECLQSNGRMGALPLEENNCNWDMRLSAMKCAADAFQVLMSDSELCLNRKFHAIIRPLYKQRFFSTIMPILQSLIIQSDSLLSRSMLYRAFANVVIGTPLIVILNDAKKLIPMVLDSLKLLSKDVLDKDIMYSLLLVLSGILTDKNGQEAVIENAHIIINYLIGFVTYPHTMLVRETTIQCLVAMSELPHTRIYPMRIQVLQAVSKALDDPKRAVRQEAVRCRQAWSVI; translated from the exons ATGGTCACTAGCAGTGATGCTAAAGGAGTTGCAGAGTCTTTTTTGCAAAACTTGCAGGTTCAGTCTTTAGGACAACATGACAGGAAG CTTTGCTTTGAACTTATGGAATGTCTGCTAGAATACTATCCCCACGCTGTTGCTTCTCTG GGTGATGATCTTATTTATGGAATTTGTGAAGCTATTGATGGAGAAAAGGATCCTCAATGCCTAATGCTAGCATTTCACATCATGGAGGTTCTAGTGCAAGTGTTTCCTGATCCTTGTGGTCCCATAGAAAGTTTTGCTAGCGATCTATTTGGCATTTTGAGCAGTTACTTTCCCATTCATTTTACACAT CCAAAAGCTGAAGAGGATGTTGAGGTGAAAAGGGATGATCTTTCAAGGGCATTAATG CTTGCATTCTCATCCTCGCCTCTTTTCGAGCCATCTGTCATTCCATTGCTTCTTGAGAAACTTTCTTCCTCCCTATCATCCGCGAAG GTTGATTCTTTAAAGTACCTTAGCTATTGCACATCAAAGTATGGAGCAGAAAGAATCGCAAAACATGCTGGAGCTATTTGGTCTTCACTGAAAGATGCAATATTTATTTCAGGACAATCATTTGTGTTATCCTTTACCCCAGAATCCCTAGGTGGTCTAGGCTGTCAGGAGAATGAAATAGCAGCTGAAGCACTGGCTCTACTGGAAAAGGTTGTTAACCAAAATAATGATTTGTTCTCAAGTATGATTGTTGGTGATGAAGAAATAAATATGGTTTTGAATTCCATCACTGGCTGCCAGAGTTACAATGAAATTCCCTTGCAAAGCACACAGAAACTGTATTCAGTCGGTCGTATCCTTTATGTTTCTGTGAAGGCATCTGTTGCTTCCTGCAGtagaatttttcaatatttcttcTCCTGCTTGATGGAGAGCATGGGGCTTCCAGTTGTGAATGGATCTGGGACTTGCTCTTTTAATGATGACTGCATAATCTCCAAAAGACCTAATCACGGATCTCTTTATCTCTGTGTTGAACTTCTTGGAGCATGCAGAGATTTGGTCATCAGTTCCGATGATCTTGCATCACAATGTGTTTCCGCAAATGAGACATGGTGCTGCTTGCTTCAGAGATTTTCTACCTCTTTAAGCAAGATTTTCAGTTCAATCCTGGCAACAAGTACAGACAAGCCTGCTCATGACGCGGATGTGTATCTTGGAG TGAAGGGTTTGCAAATTCTAGCTACATTCCCTGGAGGCTATTTACTAGTATCAAAATCTACTTGTGAAAGTATTTTGATGACCTTTGTATCTATTATCACTGTTGATTTCAATAAGACATTGTTGTGGAAACTGTCGGTGAAGGCACTGGTTCAGATTGGCTTGTTTATTCATGGTAGTAATGAGTCTGAGAAGTCAATGAGCTATATGGATATTGTTGTTCAGAAGATTGTTTCAATGATATCATCTGATAATCATGATATACCATTTCAACTCCAACTGGAAGCCATCTCTGACATTGGCACAAGTGGGCTTCAATATATGCTGAAAATTGTTACTGGATTGCAAGAAGTTATACGTGCCAATCTAGCTGAGGTTTAT GTTCAAGGAAATGTGAAATCAGCAAAGGTCATAATTCATCTTTTGGAATGTTATTCAAATGAGTTGCTTCCATG GATTCAGAAATATGAAGTTTTCGAGGAAGTCTTGCTCCAATTTGTTGTCAGCATATGGAACCAAATAGAAAATTGCATGGCCTTTCCTGATGGGATCTTTGAAAAA GAGCTTCTTGATGCTACAATGAAAGTGATGAAGCTTGCTGTTGCTTCTTGTTCAGTGGAAAGCCAGAACATAATAATTGATAAAGCTTATACTGTACTCTCATCCAGCACTTTCTTATCAACGAAGGATTCCTTGTCCTCTCTTCAAGCTCAACTAGAAGAGTTAGAAGATACTCAAGAAACGGACAAATTTTCCAGTAGAGATGAGTGGATTCATTCTTTATTTACATCAGTAATTATAGCACTTCATCCTCAAACACGCATTCCGAATATAAGAACAGTACTGCATTTTCTCATGATTGTGTTCCTTAAGGGCTGTGTTACGGCTGCTCAGGCATTAGGTTCTCTAGTTAACAAATTGGATCTAAAGACTAGTGGAACAGAGTATTCAGGTGGTTGTACCTTTGAAGAAGCAATGGATATAATCTTTGGTAAAAATTTAAGTTCTTCTGACCATGTTCCTGCTGGGAGATCTGGTATCACAGGCTATTGGAGTGAGACAGGTCTCACTAACTTATGCCTTGGTGCTGCAAACAGTGGTTTGCTTAAAATTCATTCCATTGTTGGGTTGGCATGGATCGGGAAAGGTTTGCTTATGCGTGGACACGAAAAGGTTAAAGACATaactatagtttttttagaGTGCCTGCAATCAAATGGCAGAATGGGTGCCTTGCcattggaagaaaataattgCAACTGGGATATGCGCCTGTCTGCAATGAAATGTGCAGCAGACGCATTTCAGGTTCTTATGAGTGATTCTGAGCTTTGCTTAAACCGCAAATTTCATGCAATAATACGACCACTTTATAAGCAACGATTTTTCTCCACCATAATGCCCATCCTGCAGTCTTTGATAATTCAGTCTGACTCATTACTCTCAAG ATCTATGCTGTATCGGGCTTTTGCAAATGTTGTAATTGGCACCCCATTGATTGTTATCTTGAATGATGCAAAAAAG TTAATTCCAATGGTGCTGGATAGCTTAAAGTTGTTGAGCAAGGATGTTTTGGATAAAGATATAATGTACAGCCTTCTGCTAGTCCTGTCAGGCATTTTGACAGATAAAAATG GACAAGAAGCTGTAATAGAGAATGCTCATATTATCATCAATTACCTCATTGGGTTTGTCACCTACCCTCATACGATG CTTGTCCGAGAGACAACAATTCAATGTCTTGTTGCCATGTCAGAGTTGCCTCACACAAGGATTTACCCCATGCGAATCCAG GTGTTGCAAGCTGTATCAAAAGCTCTTGATGATCCAAAGAGGGCTGTTCGTCAAGAAGCTGTTAGATGTCGGCAAGCGTGGTCAGTGATTTAG
- the LOC133701905 gene encoding MMS19 nucleotide excision repair protein homolog isoform X3, translating to MSARILSPRCCFSAIDGEKDPQCLMLAFHIMEVLVQVFPDPCGPIESFASDLFGILSSYFPIHFTHPKAEEDVEVKRDDLSRALMLAFSSSPLFEPSVIPLLLEKLSSSLSSAKVDSLKYLSYCTSKYGAERIAKHAGAIWSSLKDAIFISGQSFVLSFTPESLGGLGCQENEIAAEALALLEKVVNQNNDLFSSMIVGDEEINMVLNSITGCQSYNEIPLQSTQKLYSVGRILYVSVKASVASCSRIFQYFFSCLMESMGLPVVNGSGTCSFNDDCIISKRPNHGSLYLCVELLGACRDLVISSDDLASQCVSANETWCCLLQRFSTSLSKIFSSILATSTDKPAHDADVYLGVKGLQILATFPGGYLLVSKSTCESILMTFVSIITVDFNKTLLWKLSVKALVQIGLFIHGSNESEKSMSYMDIVVQKIVSMISSDNHDIPFQLQLEAISDIGTSGLQYMLKIVTGLQEVIRANLAEVYVQGNVKSAKVIIHLLECYSNELLPWIQKYEVFEEVLLQFVVSIWNQIENCMAFPDGIFEKELLDATMKVMKLAVASCSVESQNIIIDKAYTVLSSSTFLSTKDSLSSLQAQLEELEDTQETDKFSSRDEWIHSLFTSVIIALHPQTRIPNIRTVLHFLMIVFLKGCVTAAQALGSLVNKLDLKTSGTEYSGGCTFEEAMDIIFGKNLSSSDHVPAGRSGITGYWSETGLTNLCLGAANSGLLKIHSIVGLAWIGKGLLMRGHEKVKDITIVFLECLQSNGRMGALPLEENNCNWDMRLSAMKCAADAFQVLMSDSELCLNRKFHAIIRPLYKQRFFSTIMPILQSLIIQSDSLLSRSMLYRAFANVVIGTPLIVILNDAKKLIPMVLDSLKLLSKDVLDKDIMYSLLLVLSGILTDKNGQEAVIENAHIIINYLIGFVTYPHTMLVRETTIQCLVAMSELPHTRIYPMRIQVLQAVSKALDDPKRAVRQEAVRCRQAWSVI from the exons ATGTCTGCTAGAATACTATCCCCACGCTGTTGCTTCTCTG CTATTGATGGAGAAAAGGATCCTCAATGCCTAATGCTAGCATTTCACATCATGGAGGTTCTAGTGCAAGTGTTTCCTGATCCTTGTGGTCCCATAGAAAGTTTTGCTAGCGATCTATTTGGCATTTTGAGCAGTTACTTTCCCATTCATTTTACACAT CCAAAAGCTGAAGAGGATGTTGAGGTGAAAAGGGATGATCTTTCAAGGGCATTAATG CTTGCATTCTCATCCTCGCCTCTTTTCGAGCCATCTGTCATTCCATTGCTTCTTGAGAAACTTTCTTCCTCCCTATCATCCGCGAAG GTTGATTCTTTAAAGTACCTTAGCTATTGCACATCAAAGTATGGAGCAGAAAGAATCGCAAAACATGCTGGAGCTATTTGGTCTTCACTGAAAGATGCAATATTTATTTCAGGACAATCATTTGTGTTATCCTTTACCCCAGAATCCCTAGGTGGTCTAGGCTGTCAGGAGAATGAAATAGCAGCTGAAGCACTGGCTCTACTGGAAAAGGTTGTTAACCAAAATAATGATTTGTTCTCAAGTATGATTGTTGGTGATGAAGAAATAAATATGGTTTTGAATTCCATCACTGGCTGCCAGAGTTACAATGAAATTCCCTTGCAAAGCACACAGAAACTGTATTCAGTCGGTCGTATCCTTTATGTTTCTGTGAAGGCATCTGTTGCTTCCTGCAGtagaatttttcaatatttcttcTCCTGCTTGATGGAGAGCATGGGGCTTCCAGTTGTGAATGGATCTGGGACTTGCTCTTTTAATGATGACTGCATAATCTCCAAAAGACCTAATCACGGATCTCTTTATCTCTGTGTTGAACTTCTTGGAGCATGCAGAGATTTGGTCATCAGTTCCGATGATCTTGCATCACAATGTGTTTCCGCAAATGAGACATGGTGCTGCTTGCTTCAGAGATTTTCTACCTCTTTAAGCAAGATTTTCAGTTCAATCCTGGCAACAAGTACAGACAAGCCTGCTCATGACGCGGATGTGTATCTTGGAG TGAAGGGTTTGCAAATTCTAGCTACATTCCCTGGAGGCTATTTACTAGTATCAAAATCTACTTGTGAAAGTATTTTGATGACCTTTGTATCTATTATCACTGTTGATTTCAATAAGACATTGTTGTGGAAACTGTCGGTGAAGGCACTGGTTCAGATTGGCTTGTTTATTCATGGTAGTAATGAGTCTGAGAAGTCAATGAGCTATATGGATATTGTTGTTCAGAAGATTGTTTCAATGATATCATCTGATAATCATGATATACCATTTCAACTCCAACTGGAAGCCATCTCTGACATTGGCACAAGTGGGCTTCAATATATGCTGAAAATTGTTACTGGATTGCAAGAAGTTATACGTGCCAATCTAGCTGAGGTTTAT GTTCAAGGAAATGTGAAATCAGCAAAGGTCATAATTCATCTTTTGGAATGTTATTCAAATGAGTTGCTTCCATG GATTCAGAAATATGAAGTTTTCGAGGAAGTCTTGCTCCAATTTGTTGTCAGCATATGGAACCAAATAGAAAATTGCATGGCCTTTCCTGATGGGATCTTTGAAAAA GAGCTTCTTGATGCTACAATGAAAGTGATGAAGCTTGCTGTTGCTTCTTGTTCAGTGGAAAGCCAGAACATAATAATTGATAAAGCTTATACTGTACTCTCATCCAGCACTTTCTTATCAACGAAGGATTCCTTGTCCTCTCTTCAAGCTCAACTAGAAGAGTTAGAAGATACTCAAGAAACGGACAAATTTTCCAGTAGAGATGAGTGGATTCATTCTTTATTTACATCAGTAATTATAGCACTTCATCCTCAAACACGCATTCCGAATATAAGAACAGTACTGCATTTTCTCATGATTGTGTTCCTTAAGGGCTGTGTTACGGCTGCTCAGGCATTAGGTTCTCTAGTTAACAAATTGGATCTAAAGACTAGTGGAACAGAGTATTCAGGTGGTTGTACCTTTGAAGAAGCAATGGATATAATCTTTGGTAAAAATTTAAGTTCTTCTGACCATGTTCCTGCTGGGAGATCTGGTATCACAGGCTATTGGAGTGAGACAGGTCTCACTAACTTATGCCTTGGTGCTGCAAACAGTGGTTTGCTTAAAATTCATTCCATTGTTGGGTTGGCATGGATCGGGAAAGGTTTGCTTATGCGTGGACACGAAAAGGTTAAAGACATaactatagtttttttagaGTGCCTGCAATCAAATGGCAGAATGGGTGCCTTGCcattggaagaaaataattgCAACTGGGATATGCGCCTGTCTGCAATGAAATGTGCAGCAGACGCATTTCAGGTTCTTATGAGTGATTCTGAGCTTTGCTTAAACCGCAAATTTCATGCAATAATACGACCACTTTATAAGCAACGATTTTTCTCCACCATAATGCCCATCCTGCAGTCTTTGATAATTCAGTCTGACTCATTACTCTCAAG ATCTATGCTGTATCGGGCTTTTGCAAATGTTGTAATTGGCACCCCATTGATTGTTATCTTGAATGATGCAAAAAAG TTAATTCCAATGGTGCTGGATAGCTTAAAGTTGTTGAGCAAGGATGTTTTGGATAAAGATATAATGTACAGCCTTCTGCTAGTCCTGTCAGGCATTTTGACAGATAAAAATG GACAAGAAGCTGTAATAGAGAATGCTCATATTATCATCAATTACCTCATTGGGTTTGTCACCTACCCTCATACGATG CTTGTCCGAGAGACAACAATTCAATGTCTTGTTGCCATGTCAGAGTTGCCTCACACAAGGATTTACCCCATGCGAATCCAG GTGTTGCAAGCTGTATCAAAAGCTCTTGATGATCCAAAGAGGGCTGTTCGTCAAGAAGCTGTTAGATGTCGGCAAGCGTGGTCAGTGATTTAG